A genomic region of Anopheles aquasalis chromosome Y, idAnoAquaMG_Q_19, whole genome shotgun sequence contains the following coding sequences:
- the LOC126579531 gene encoding autophagy-related protein 101 — MNARSQTFDLRMEGRQVDEAVSSIFHTILFHRSLGKFMYTGEAMYSIGTIGYHDVDCDFIDFTYVCCTSPSLDQRLRREIGNFSRQLRSNDSGGTGQISLEFFQRKKTRWPFQTDCIPWEVWTIRLELLTLTNEDDRLVCRERVGDMLTDKIFCITEIMNRHDYVPKIPNQTELDMVFDTSFPDVQPYLFQFKYSTAGPTGTSVGNTMKKLFRETFSS; from the coding sequence ATGAATGCTCGTTCGCAAACGTTCGATCTGCGTATGGAGGGTCGACAGGTGGACGAGGCCGTATCTAGCATCTTCCATACGATCCTCTTTCACCGCAGCCTGGGCAAGTTCATGTACACCGGCGAGGCGATGTACTCGATTGGAACGATCGGCTACCATGACGTGGATTGCGACTTTATCGACTTCACGTACGTGTGCTGCACGTCGCCGTCGCTCGATCAGCGTTTGCGGCGCGAGATAGGCAACTTCAGCCGGCAGCTGCGCAGCAACGACAGCGGAGGAACCGGGCAGATCTCGCTCGAGTTTTTTCAACGCAAGAAAACCCGCTGGCCATTCCAGACCGATTGCATCCCGTGGGAGGTGTGGACGATACGGCTCGagctgctgacgctgacgaACGAGGACGACCGGCTGGTGTGCCGGGAGCGTGTCGGTGACATGCTGACCGATAAGATCTTCTGCATCACCGAGATCATGAACCGGCACGACTACGTGCCGAAAATTCCGAACCAGACCGAGCTCGACATGGTGTTCGACACTTCCTTCCCGGACGTGCAGCCGTACCTGTTCCAGTTCAAGTACAGCACCGCCGGTCCGACCGGCACCTCCGTTGGCAACACGATGAAAAAACTATTCCGGGAGACGTTCTCGTCGTGA
- the LOC126579527 gene encoding serine/threonine-protein kinase S6KL, which yields MGNRLVGGTGGRVTSGRVNTQVGLGQSIPSAVLVGPVHPEHQQQQEPQPRATTTRINRDASEAEDDDDDDDDGDNVVGVQIHGGSSVPLDEQTSGGQDNQNRPERRARGGGIGLSRSPELVVVASRRAVSFQLPSEQRTEPVGLRLYRQAIRRLADTDWVRDRLPSVARLLRETANPPRRSRRHPCRTRPISRLSRRRWHQSADGSGGGQLLKTCWPVRQTEGLFLPLFPVDERRQHQYDREAHLGDGAFGRVYRVRDTEHTGTHYALKLLRKSNILDSDGVRQLQDEVSIQRLCGHHPFIVGCLDFWQTRTHIFLLSIYYGNGELFQRVKYFSSELIRLYIAELALALDFLHNAGIIYRDLKSENLLLDDRFHLKLIDFGLSRWLSVGSYTRTFCGTVQYMAPELLSGDPYGHAVDWWALGVLACRMYTGQFPNVDATQYLCQRQDAISVPRSKIPSVKLGAPLIPEPNDPVRRGAIPVAGRDLLQRLLQPVAKDRLRSLLQLQRIALYQHYRWDAVRATQIDPRQFITDECLGGALEEASGPGESFAGF from the exons ATGGGCAATAGGCTTGTTGGCGGCACCGGTGGCAGGGTAACTAGCGGGCGTGTCAACACCCAGGTCGGTCTTGGCCAATCGATACCGTCAGCTGTACTGGTAGGGCCAGTGCATccggagcaccagcaacagcaggagccaCAACcgcgagccaccaccacccgcatcAACCGAGACGCTAGCGAGgctgaagacgacgacgacgacgacgacgacggtgacaacGTCGTTGGTGTGCAGATCCACGGTGGCAGCTCAGTCCCTCTGGACGAGCAAACCAGCGGTGGCCAGGATAACCAGAATAGGCCTGAACGCAGGGCCCGGGGCGGCGGCATCGGCTTGTCACGATCACCGgagctagtggtggtggcatcgcgTCGTGCAGTCTCGTTCCAG CTACCgagcgaacagcgaacagaACCAGTGGGACTGCGACTGTACCGTCAGGCGATCCGGCGACTCGCAGACACTGACTGGGTCCGGGATAGGCTGCCGTCGGTGGCCCGGTTGCTGCGTGAAACCGCCAATCCGCCTCGCCGATCGCGTCGCCATCCTTGTAGGACTCGCCCGATATCACGCCTCTCCCGGCGAAG GTGGCACCAGTCGGCGGATGGTAGCGGTGGGGGTCAGCTGTTGAAAACCTGCTGGCCGGTGCGGCAAACCGAGGGCCTATTTCTGCCACTGTTTCCGGTGGACGAGCGGCGCCAGCACCAGTACGACCGTGAGGCCCATCTCGGTGACGGTGCGTTTGGACGGGTCTATCGGGTGCGCGATACCGAGCACACCGGCACGCACTACGCACTCAAGCTCCTCCGGAAGTCAAAT ATTTTGGATAGTGACGGTGTTCGGCAGCTGCAGGACGAAGTAAGCATACAGAGGCTGTGCGGTCACCATCCCTTCATTGTAGGCTGTCTCGACTTTTGGCAAACTCGTACGCACATCTTCCTTC TGTCCATTTACTACGGAAATGGTGAGCTGTTCCAGCGTGTAAAGTATTTCTCCTCGGAGTTGATCCGGTTATACATTGCAGAGCTAGCTTTAGCACTCG ACTTTCTGCACAACGCGGGAATCATTTATCGTGATCTGAAATCGGAGAACCTACTGCTTGACGATCGTTTCCATCTGAAGCTGATCGACTTTGGCTTGAGCCGGTGGTTAAGCGTCGGCAGCTATACACGAACGTTTTGCGGCACTGTACAGTACATGG CGCCGGAGCTGCTGAGTGGAGACCCATACGGGCATGCGGTCGACTGGTGGGCACTCGGTGTGTTGGCCTGCCGCATGTACACCGGTCAG tttCCGAATGTAGATGCGACGCAGTACCTGTGCCAACGGCAAGATGCGATCTCCGTCCCACGTAGCAAGATACCCAGTGTCAAACTTGGGGCACCCTTGATTCCCGAACCGAATGATCCCGTCCGGCGTGGCGCGATACCGGTGGCAGGACGGGACCTGCTACAGCGGCTCCTGCAACCGGTGGCCAAGGATCGgttgcgctcgctgctgcagctgcaacgcATCGCCCTCTACCAACACTACCGGTGGGATGCGGTACGTGCGACCCAG ATCGATCCCCGTCAGTTCATCACCGACGAGTGCCTTGGCGGTGCGCTAGAGGAAGCGAGTGGACCGGGCGAGTCCTTTGCCGGCTTCTGA